One Plasmodium vivax chromosome 13, whole genome shotgun sequence genomic region harbors:
- a CDS encoding hypothetical protein, conserved (encoded by transcript PVX_085855A), which produces MLAARWKHCPLGNDSTRAPRQIHTYMHILTSARTPHALVTAMRNPIQALLLCALPLIQRVASWSDEPHMLIAYIAYENLNDNEKATIDRIFAHSHDKDFDNIISAATWPDHIKTPDPRRSHHSFPFERSEILDIFNDWHYVKTPYNPTKVHLPPKHLYGHKGKHNAAGITKHIYRTLVSIKKKPKYGSYYSYNFYLKYFIHLFADIHQPLHTLNFFNGHLINGDKGGNDITVTYGGLNGNIHYLCDSIFNSRRKKWPTVDVQKLKRDATTLMNSFPAHAFRSQLRIPRDKIAYIDTIVHQAYELALEYVYNKLPMHDLSKDKIFPVSKMFVTQLKNVLNHQMVLAGYRLAQYLKDILENVPDDL; this is translated from the coding sequence ATGCTCGCGGCCAGGTGGAAGCATTGCCCGCTGGGGAATGACAGCACTCGCGCACCGAGACagatacatacgtatatgcaCATACTTACCTCGGCGCGCACCCCACATGCCCTCGTGACCGCCATGAGAAACCCAATCCAGGCGCTCCTCCTCTGTGCACTGCCCCTGATTCAAAGAGTAGCCAGCTGGTCGGACGAACCGCACATGCTCATAGCGTACATCGCATACGAGAACTTAAACGACAATGAAAAGGCAACCATCGATCGAATCTTCGCACACAGTCACGATAAAGATTTTGATAACATCATAAGTGCAGCAACATGGCCAGATCACATAAAAACTCCGGACCCCAGGAGATCCCATCATTCATTCCCATTCGAAAGAAGCGAAATTCTAGATATCTTTAACGACTGGCATTATGTAAAAACGCCTTACAATCCCACGAAGGTGCATTTGCCTCCCAAGCATTTGTATGGCCATAAGGGGAAGCATAACGCAGCAGGAATTACCAAGCATATTTACAGGACCTTGGTCAGCATTAAGAAGAAGCCCAAGTATGGTTCCTACTATTCCTATAATTTCTACTTAAAGTATTTCATCCATTTATTTGCTGACATTCACCAGCCATTGCATacgcttaatttttttaatgggcATTTAATTAATGGAGACAAGGGAGGAAATGACATTACAGTGACGTATGGAGGCCTCAACGGAAATATACATTACCTATGCGATAGTATCTTTAACTCTAGGAGGAAAAAGTGGCCCACTGTAGACGTACAAAAACTTAAGAGGGATGCTACCACCTTGATGAATTCTTTCCCTGCTCATGCATTTAGGAGCCAGCTAAGAATCCCCAGAGACAAAATTGCATACATAGACACCATTGTGCACCAGGCCTACGAGTTGGCTCTCgaatatgtttataataaattaccCATGCATGATTTATCAAAAGACAAAATATTTCCCGTTAGTAAAATGTTCGTGACGCAGCTGAAGAATGTGCTCAACCATCAGATGGTTTTGGCTGGCTACAGGTTGGCGCAGTATTTAAAGGACATCCTCGAAAATGTTCCCGACGATTTGTAG